In Planctomycetota bacterium, a single window of DNA contains:
- the rlmN gene encoding 23S rRNA (adenine(2503)-C(2))-methyltransferase RlmN, with protein sequence MTEPTPKSLSCLGLPSDRFIGAARPAAGVARPGALAAYRDFFRKGQAAAWLDGTVPPVGRVLREDSPEGEVVKFVTRVPGAGALRGEADELDIESVLIPMINSRQEQNYTLCLSSQVGCAMGCRFCETAQMGLVRSLSAAEIVAQWWNAAHVIGVRPKNLVFMGMGEPMDNLDAVIDAIDVLRDHNGPHVPASQITVSTVGRVDGIRRLAQKIREPGWHRLGLALSLNAPNDADREAIMPINRRWNLADVQQALLDWPRTSGNKVCIEYVLIPGVNDSPRHAREIAEFMKPFGLLQGGRIAGAKVMAMLNLIPYNPRRNSPWPAPPEHEVARFLGWLIDLGVFAKRRRTKGRDLMGACGQLGTDRIRQRRLVQVTTSA encoded by the coding sequence AAATCCCTCTCCTGCCTGGGGTTGCCGAGCGACCGTTTTATCGGCGCCGCGCGCCCGGCGGCGGGCGTGGCGCGTCCCGGCGCGCTGGCGGCGTACCGGGATTTCTTCCGCAAGGGGCAGGCCGCCGCGTGGCTCGACGGCACGGTGCCCCCGGTGGGGCGCGTGCTGCGCGAGGACTCTCCCGAGGGAGAGGTGGTGAAGTTCGTCACGCGCGTGCCGGGCGCCGGGGCCCTGCGGGGGGAAGCCGACGAACTCGACATCGAGTCGGTCCTCATCCCGATGATCAACTCGCGCCAGGAGCAGAACTACACCCTGTGCCTCTCGAGCCAGGTCGGGTGCGCGATGGGATGCCGCTTCTGCGAGACGGCCCAGATGGGGCTGGTTCGCTCGCTCTCGGCGGCGGAGATCGTGGCGCAGTGGTGGAACGCGGCCCATGTCATCGGCGTGCGTCCCAAGAACCTGGTGTTCATGGGCATGGGCGAGCCGATGGACAACCTCGACGCCGTCATCGACGCGATCGACGTGCTCCGCGACCACAACGGGCCCCACGTGCCCGCGAGCCAGATCACGGTCTCGACGGTGGGGCGGGTGGACGGCATCCGCCGCCTGGCGCAGAAGATCCGCGAGCCCGGCTGGCACCGCCTGGGCCTCGCGCTCTCCCTCAACGCCCCTAACGACGCCGACCGCGAGGCGATCATGCCGATCAACCGGCGGTGGAACCTCGCCGACGTGCAGCAGGCCCTGCTCGACTGGCCCCGCACCAGCGGGAACAAGGTGTGCATCGAGTACGTGCTGATTCCCGGCGTCAACGACTCGCCCAGGCACGCCCGCGAGATCGCCGAGTTCATGAAGCCCTTCGGCCTGCTTCAGGGCGGACGCATCGCCGGCGCCAAGGTCATGGCGATGCTCAACCTCATCCCCTACAACCCGCGGCGTAATTCGCCCTGGCCCGCACCGCCGGAGCACGAGGTCGCCCGGTTCCTCGGCTGGCTCATTGACCTGGGCGTGTTCGCCAAGCGACGCCGTACGAAGGGGCGCGACCTCATGGGCGCCTGCGGGCAGTTGGGGACTGATCGCATCCGCCAGCGACGCCTGGTGCAGGTGACCACCTCGGCGTGA